From one Citrobacter sp. Marseille-Q6884 genomic stretch:
- the flhC gene encoding flagellar transcriptional regulator FlhC, with protein sequence MSEKSIVQEARDIQLAMELITLGARLQMLESETQLSRGRLIKLYKELRGSPPPKGMLPFSTDWFMTWEQNIHASMFCNAWQFLLKTGLCSGVDAVIKAYRLYLEQCPQPEEGPLLALTRAWTLVRFVDSGLLELSACNCCGGNFITHAHQPAGSFACSLCQPPSRAVKRRKLSQNAADIIPQLLDEQIEQAV encoded by the coding sequence ATGAGCGAAAAAAGCATTGTTCAGGAAGCGCGCGATATCCAGTTGGCGATGGAATTAATCACCCTGGGCGCCCGTTTGCAAATGCTGGAAAGCGAAACGCAGTTAAGCCGTGGCCGACTTATTAAGCTGTACAAAGAATTACGCGGTAGTCCTCCGCCAAAAGGGATGCTTCCTTTCTCCACCGACTGGTTTATGACGTGGGAACAAAATATTCATGCTTCAATGTTTTGTAATGCATGGCAGTTCCTTCTCAAAACCGGTCTCTGTAGCGGCGTTGATGCCGTCATTAAAGCGTACCGCCTGTATCTCGAACAGTGCCCTCAGCCTGAAGAAGGCCCATTGCTGGCGCTGACCCGCGCGTGGACGCTCGTACGTTTTGTCGATAGCGGATTGCTGGAGTTGTCGGCCTGCAACTGCTGCGGCGGGAATTTTATTACCCACGCACACCAACCCGCAGGCAGCTTTGCCTGCAGTTTATGCCAGCCGCCATCGCGTGCCGTAAAAAGACGTAAACTTTCCCAGAATGCTGCCGATATTATTCCACAACTGCTGGATGAACAGATCGAACAGGCTGTTTAA
- the flhD gene encoding flagellar transcriptional regulator FlhD: MHTSELLKHIYDINLSYLLLAQRLIVQDKASAMFRLGISEEMADTLATLTLPQMVKLAETNQLVCHFRFDDHHTVTRLTQDSRVDDLQQIHTGIMLSTRLLSDIDDAARKKRA; this comes from the coding sequence ATGCATACATCCGAGTTGCTGAAACACATTTATGACATCAATTTGTCATATTTATTACTTGCACAGCGTCTGATCGTTCAGGACAAAGCCTCTGCAATGTTCCGTCTTGGTATCAGCGAAGAGATGGCGGATACGCTGGCAACATTAACATTGCCTCAAATGGTCAAGCTGGCCGAAACAAACCAACTGGTATGCCATTTCCGTTTCGATGATCACCACACAGTGACTCGCCTGACGCAAGATTCTCGCGTTGACGATCTTCAGCAAATTCACACCGGTATCATGCTTTCAACGCGTCTTTTAAGCGACATTGATGATGCGGCGCGTAAGAAAAGGGCTTGA